One genomic window of Entelurus aequoreus isolate RoL-2023_Sb linkage group LG07, RoL_Eaeq_v1.1, whole genome shotgun sequence includes the following:
- the LOC133653877 gene encoding ceramide synthase 5-like, translated as MTSSFLAWFWSESFWLPENASWAQLEHPPPGVEYPRVGEILYALPLAVVVFVLRLLFERLVAKPCAHILQIQAGVHRQAQPNAVLERVYQSKTSPEAKQLDGLSKQLDWDVRKIQRWFRVRRNQDKPSLQTKFCESMWRLTFYLGIFTYAVHHLWVSPWTWNTRLCWDNYPFQHQSPQQFNHYVAELAFYWSLMFSQFTDIKRKDFFIMLVHHLATIVLITFSYANNMLRVGTLVMCVHDASDIFLEAAKLANYAKYQRLCDGLFVVFSISFFIARLVIFPFWLIHSVLIESWEISGPYQSWWLFSGLLLVLQTLHIIWFYLIARIAIKAIFKGKVEKDDRSDIESSSDDDIHSNNSKHPSKTSGTTTNINGENHDH; from the exons ATGACTTCCTCGTTCTTAGCCTGGTTTTGGAGCGAGAGTTTTTGGCTTCCAGAAAATGCTTCCTGGGCGCAATTGGAGCATCCGCCACCTGGCGTGGAGTACCCTCGAGTGGGAGAAATACTTTACGCCCTGCCGCTCGCGGTCGTAGTGTTTGTGCTCCGGCTCCTGTTCGAAAG GCTAGTGGCCAAGCCCTGTGCCCACATACTTCAGATTCAGGCGGGAGTGCATCGTCAAGCCCAGCCCAATGCTGTCCTGGAGAGAGTGTATCAGTCCAAAACG AGTCCAGAAGCAAAGCAACTGGATGGACTTTCCAAGCAGCTGGACTGGGATGTACGGAAGATACAGAGATGGTTTCGTGTCCGCCGCAACCAAGACAAGCCGAGTCTGCAGACAAAGTTCTGTGAGAGCAT GTGGCGCCTCACGTTTTACTTGGGAATTTTTACTTATGCTGTACACCATTTATGGGTG TCACCCTGGACATGGAACACCAGACTGTGCTGGGACAACTATCCCTTTCAG CATCAGAGTCCTCAACAATTCAACCACTATGTGGCTGAGCTGGCTTTCTATTGGTCTCTGATGTTTTCCCAGTTCACGGATATTAAACGTAAG GATTTCTTCATCATGCTTGTGCACCACCTGGCCACCATTGTCCTTATCACCTTTTCCTACGCCAACAACATGCTAAGAGTTGGGACTTTGGTCATGTGTGTGCATGACGCATCAGACATCTTCCTCGAG GCAGCTAAGCTGGCCAACTATGCCAAATACCAGCGGCTGTGTGACGGCCTGTTTGTTGTGTTCAGCATCAGCTTTTTCATTGCCCGGCTTGTTATCTTTCCTTTCTG GCTTATTCACAGCGTTTTGATTGAGAGCTGGGAGATTTCAGGCCCATACCAGTCCTGGTGGCTGTTTAGTGGGTTACTTCTGGTCCTTCAGACTCTTCATATCATCTGGTTCTACCTCATTGCACGGATTGCAATTAAAGCTATTTTTAAGGGAAAG GTGGAAAAAGACGACCGCAGTGACATCGAGAGCAGCTCAGACGATGACATTCATTCCAATAACAGTAAACATCCCAGTAAGACCAGCGGTACCACCACTAACATAAATGGAGAAAATCATGACCACTGA
- the LOC133654374 gene encoding deoxyribonuclease-1-like 1 translates to MGEDVKEFVNACFVCALSKASHRPPAGLLHPLPIPPRPWCHIVLDFNTSLPVSLRNYVILNVNVMILGDFNADEKCVTHKGMKELRIRSDKNFHWLIGDDVDTTSNTANAHTYNRIVVYGDDVMAAIVPQSAKPFNFHREFSMTVELAQQVSDRYSVEVELSSSLPFWMTNPIQRRDVEHTLHATVNKALSVNLQADLSTLQKENLLLEREKLQLQISILKHYLTTLSRKQPQSNKLHNPEIFSHLP, encoded by the exons ATGGGTGAAGACGTCAAGGAATTTGTCAACGCCTGCTTCGTGTGTGCCCTAAGCAAGGCTTCCCATCGTCCGCCAGCTGGTCTGCTTCATCCTCTACCCATCCCGCCACGACCATGGTGCCACATAGTCCTGGACTTTAACACAAGTCTCCCAGTCTCACTGAGGAATTATGTTATTCTCAATGTG AATGTAATGATCCTTGGTGACTTCAACGCTGATGAAAAATGTGTTACTCACAAGGGAATGAAGGAGCTTCGTATTCGCAGTGACAAGAACTTCCACTGGCTCATTGGTGATGATGTAGACACGACTTCCAACACAGCGAATGCACACACCTACAACAG GATTGTTGTGTATGGAGATGACGTGATGGCAGCCATTGTGCCACAGTCAGCCAAACCATTCAATTTTCACAGAGAGTTTTCAATGACAGTCGAACTG GCACAGCAAGTCAGTGACCGCTACTCTGTAGAAGTGGAGCTGAGCAGTTCCCTTCCTTTCTGGATGACAAATCCCATCCAAAGGCGTGATGTGGAACACACACTGCATGCCACAGTAAATAAAGCCTTGTCAG TGAATTTACAGGCTGACCTGTCGACACTGCAGAAGGAAAACCTCCTGCTGGAGAGGGAAAAACTCCAACTTCAAATCTCTATATTAAAACATTACCTTACCACACTCAGCAGAAAACAACCACAATCAAACAAGCTTCACAATCCTGAGATCTTTTCCCATTTGCCTTGA